The segment AACTGGTTAATCTCGAGCAAAAAAGAAATGAACTTGCAAAAGTAGGGTTAGTTAAAAAAGAAGAGATTAATCTTGAAGAATTATCGGAAATTAATCCTGAAAATATTTCGATCTTATCTGTGTATATTTCTGATGTTAAGGAAAAATTAAAAATATTAGATAAATTTTATGAAAAAGTACATCTTTTTACTGACATCATATCTAGTCGATTTTTATTTAAATCAATAAGTATCGACCAGAAATTGGGCTTCTCATTTAAATCAAAAAATGGAGCCTCGATCCCTTTATCGGCATTATCATCCGGTGAACAACATGAATTAGTTCTAATTTACAATCTATTGTTTAAAGTAAATAATAATGCATTAGTTTTAATTGACGAACCAGAATTATCTTTACATGTATGCTGGCAAGAACAATTTATTAATGATATTCAGAAAATTGCCGATATAATTGGTTTTGACATAATTATTGCAACCCATTCTCCCGAAATTGTCAGTAATAAACTGAATCTAACTGTTCAATTAAACGGTGATTAGGTTGGCATCTCGTCAAAATGCTGAAGTGATTTACACTTCACTTGTAATGAAGAGACAAATTGATAAAAGGGCGATAATCGTTGTTGAAGGAACAACCGATGAGAGAGTTTTCTATCGGTTTTTTGGAGATGAAAAAGTTCGATATGAGATTACTTATAATAAGGAAAAGGTTATTGATGTCGTAAATTTTGCTAATAGAGATTCATTTTGTGGTTTATTTGGTATAATTGATTGTGATTATGATTTTATATTGAATATGTGTAAAAATATTCCCAATTTACTGTATACTGACTCTCATGACATCATAACAATGATTTTTTATTCTAATGCATTTGATTTATTTTTAAGGGAATATGGATATGATCCTGAAATTCTTAAAATAAATCCAAATGTTCTAATTACTCTTTTAAACATTGTTATGCCTTTAGGGATATACCGACTATTAATTGAACAAAATAAGAGTTCCATCCAAGTTCAAATTAAAAATGCAAAAATTGAAGATTTTCTAGACTTTAACAATTTTTCTTTCAAGATAGAAGAATTTATTAACAATACATTAATTCCAAATAATGATGAAGGAATTAATACTATCTCAATAATGAAGAAAATTAATGAAAACCTTAAAAACACATCGGTAGATATTTGGCATATCTGTAAAGGTCACGATCTGATTGTAGTATTATCTCAATTTTTAATCTTGAAAATTGGAAATAATCGAAAAGGAAAAAAACTGGATAATGACTTAACAGAAGCAGCACTAAGGGCTTATTATGAAATGAATTTTTTTATCTCAACTAAATTATTTAAGTCTATAGTTGATTGGAATCTTAAAAATAGGGATTATTTATTTATAAATAATATTGAATGAGTGAAATAAATCTATTGTAATGGTAATAATGAAGATATGTGTTTGAAATATTTTATTTAGAATATCCATCTAAAATGAAAAATTACTTAATATTTTTTTACCTATTTTAACATAAAAATGGCTAAATATTGAATACATTATTTACTTTATCTGAACTTTGTTCTATGAATAGGTTCTACAAAAAAATGGACAAATAATCACAAAATAATTAATTTTTTTGAGAAATTTATATATTATTATGCAGGCATTTTAAATAAAACAAGATTTCTATTTGTAACCAATTCAAGACTGATTTTTGTTTATTGTAGATATTAACAAATATTTGCATTTTGTGGTTAAAACGCTATTCCCATATGTTTTATTATTCCTGATGTATTAGAGATTAAAATTCAAGAATTATATTTTTCCATGCATGCATATACACGTCATAAACATATTCAGGGAGAGGTGACTTGTAATGAGCCCATTGAACTCCTGATACTCCGTGGGTGAGGATATATGATCGGTTAGAATCATTCCAACAGATAGCATCACCATGTTGTTCCGCAAACTTTCGTAAATCCCCAAGAATGAAATGATGCTGACATCGGGATAAAGGAAATTTTTTATGTTTAAGCCACATGTTGATGGAATGATAACTAGATAGCAACTCATCATTTTCCCTCCCTGATATTAAACAAGACAGTGGCTCTATCAAATGAGGATGAATGGGAACATAATGAGCCATCCTGATTTTATCCTTGTCCGATGGAATAGACATGCATGGCTTATCTGTACCTAATGCTTTCCTAACATCACCAACTGTAATTTTTGATAACGTGGCCTCACTCCTTTGACCTGTGTATGCTCCAAGCAGAATTACGGTCCGATATTGCATAGCGCGGTCTGAACTAATCTCATCAGTTCTTTCAGCTTCATTGATCCTCTCAATCATTGTACTGATATCGTCAAGGGTTACAATCCGAGATGTAACACATTTCCGAGTTTTTTTAGTTTTTGGTAGTTCAAGATATACTGTAAATGCAGAGTATTTCGGATTCATCGTTACCCTTCCAAGGTGATTGAGAAAAGATATAGCAAATCCCAAGGTTTTCACATGAGAGTCATAGGATTTGTATAAATTTAAGACAAAATTTCGATATTCACACAACGACGTATCGTTTACCATTCCTTGCGTATGATCCCAAAATTGCTTTGCAGCCCTATCAAGCCAGTCTATCGACTTGGGTGATAACCCGTGACATCGATTATCAAGATATAAAGAGAGATCTTCTTGCAAATAATATAATTCAGATCTAATATTATCCTCGTGCGCCTTATTTTTTAAAATAGGCTCAAATTTTACACGGCGGAGGTCCGGAGTTCGAATCTCCGTGGGCCCATAAAATTCTTTTTTATAGAAAAGTATACGTTTGTCTTCCTGTATTTTTATCGAAGATTTTTTTAATCAACGAATTTATTTACCTCATTACTCCCTACTGAATTATATGACTCGATGGATTGTTGTGTTATTATTGTTTCTTCTTTTTGTGGGAATAGCATTCGCTGATAGTGATAATAATACACCTACGACTTCAAATGCATGGAATCAGAAGGCCTTTTCATTACAAAATTTAGGAAAATTTCAAGAAGCTCTGAATGCTTCTAACCAGGCAACTCAACTGAATCCCAACAGTACCCAAGCTTGGAATACTCAAGCGTCAATTTTGATACATCTTGAGCGATATGAGGAAGCTCTTGCTGCAATAAATCAAACACTTCAATTGAACCCAACAAATGCCTATGCTTCCACAACAAAAGACATGCTACTTGAGAAATTAGGTATAACTGATGAATCATCAGATACCGATCTCGTCCAAAAAGCAATAAAATTGTCAAATACAAAGAAAATGGATGAAGCATTAACAACGATTAATGAAGCAATAGCGCAAGATCCCAATAATATCAAAGCATGGGATGCTAAAGCAACAATAATGTTAAAATTTGGAGATCGGGAAAGAGCGGTTGATGCACTTAATCACTCTGTCCAACTAAATCCAGATAGCACATTTGCATGGCATACCCTGGGTTACACGTACATTAATTTAGACAGATATGAAGACGCTATTAAAGCATATGACGAAGAATTGCGATTAAATCCAACATCAGGTGATACTTTAAATAACAAAGCATATGCTTTACAAAAACTTGGGAAATATAACGAAGCGCTAGAAGTAATTAATCATGCTCTTGAGTTATATCCAAATGCATCTATTGAGTTACAAACGAAGAACAGTATATTGTCTCACTTAAAATGAGAACCCGGTCTATTTTTTTAACATCTCATCAAGGATCTCTGCCGCTCCCCGGACCAACTCCGGACACACCTTCTTTGCAGCTCCAACCCTCTTTGATTCTGCCAGTTCTTCCGGGATCGCCATATTATACCCCAGGAGATCAGGACACTGAATAGATCCAAATCTAGAGATAAACTTCTCTATAAACTCTTTATCAAGAGAATAACTCTTCTCTCTCCATTCTGGCTCCTGGAGAGAATTCATCCCGTTAGCCAGACCAAGAACCAGTATGGCACCACTGACTGCCCCACACATATTCCCGGTCCTGCCAATGCCTCCTCCAAAACCAGTCGAGATCTTTCGTGCCAGAGCCGGGTCGAGTCCATATTCTTTTGCATACACTGAAAAGACTGACTGGGAACAGGAATATCCTTCAGCTAGCAGATCAACTGCCTCTTGTGCATGATCCATATTCATGTATCCTCTCATACCGGGATATCAATATCGAATAGGTCCGAAATATTCTTATCTCAAGAATTAGGACAAAATGTCAATCTAAATCTGATAAAAAACCTGGGTCTCTGATAGATCCATAGACTTAACTTCTTTTCAGATACATACTCACGAGCGCTATAGGGTAGATTTTTTACATTCTCTCCGTTGCCGAATTTCCAGGATATTCCCGTCCTTTGAGAGACTGGCCTTTCTATCTGGTAGTGCAGGAGAGTGGAATCACATGAAACAATTTCTGACAATCCTTTCTATCCTGATAGCCTGCCTGGTAATTATTGGGATATCTACCGGATCATCACAGAATGAATCCCCATCGGCAATAGTAAAGACAGACGCCGGTTTGATATCAGGTGTTCAGCAGGATAATCTCCGTGTTTTTCACGGCATCCCATTTGCTGCACCACCAACCGGAGAACTACGATGGAAACCGCCAGCACCCCCGATACCCTGGGATGGTGTGAAAGAGACAAAGGAATATTCTGCAACCTGTCCACAGCGGGTTTCCACCGGTAAGACTCCCTCATCAGGATCACAGCCGCTCAACATGAGTGAAGACTGCTTGTGTCTCAATGTCTGGACCCCGGCACAGAGTGATGACGAAAAGCTACCGGTTATGGTCTTTTTCTATGGAGGGGGATTTGCTGATGTGGCTGGATCCATGCCGGTCTATAATGGAACCACTCTGGCAGAAAAGGACGTCATCGTGGTCACTCCAAATTACCGGCTTGGAGCGTTGGGTTTCCTTGCCCACCCTGAACTTGATGCCGAATCTATCCATAATAGTTCAGGAAATTATGGAATCCTCGATCAGATCGCTGCCTTGCAGTGGGTCCAGCGTAACATCGAATCGTTTGGAGGTGACCCATCCCGGGTGACACTATTTGGGCAGTCAGCGGGAGCGGAAAGTATTCTCGTACATCTGGCAAGCCCGGAGAGTAAGGGTCTTTACCAGCAGGCAATTGTTCAGAGTGGTCCTTTCTGGGCGGATGGGGCGATTATCAATGCCACCCATTCCAAAGCGGATGCTGAACAATTTGGTGAATGGTTTGCACAAAAACTCGGATGCTCCGGGCCTGATGCCATTAAACAGATGCGAAATATCAGTCCAGAAGACCTGATCAATGCTACACCCTGGACACCGTCCTCATTCTGGAGTACCCACACGGTCATGTTTGAGCCAACGGTTGACGGTTGGATTCTCCCTGACACCCTGGATACTGTGTTCCGTCTCCACCAGGAAAATCCGGTCCCTCTCATTATCGGAAACAATGCCAATGACGGAACAACCCTTTCGGCTGATGCCAATATGACGGTTGATGAGTACATAACGTTCCTTACAAACCGGTTCGGGGATAAAGCAGGTGCGGTTCTTGAAAAATATCCTGCTAATACAACTGCTGACGTGCAGCTCAGACTGGCAGAGATCATGACTGATTACGATTTCAGTGACTCGGTGAAGTTTGCAGCTGGATCCATGGGAGATATCAGCCCTAACACGTTCATGTACCGGTACTCGTATGTCCTTCCCGGGCAGCCATTAGGTGCTTTTCATGGAAGTGAGACGTTACTGTTGTTTAATGTTCCAGGAGTTCAATCCGATCCGGCAGTGGCCGCGAATGTAGTAGATCTCTGGACACGGTTCGCGAAGACCGGAGATCCAAATGGTGGAATGAATATTACCTGGCCGAGTTACACCCTGAAGAAAGATCAGTACCTTGATATTGATACGGTCCCGGTAGTGAAAACCGGGAATTCAACGATTGCTCTATTACAAGACCTGGAATCATAACCTGATCTCCGGGACTTTTTTTTACACATTATTTCTCCGGCATAATTTATTGAGATCATACGATTATCTGCGATTTAAAGGCGAATCCGGTATGAGTATATGAAAAATCGGGAACATGAGTAGTACATCATTTTAAATAGAGATTGTTTCAAGTAGAAACATGAAACCATTGGTGGTACCAGGAATAGTGCTTGTATTATTCCTTATTGGCGGCATCGCTGGAGCCTATCCTATAGATTCCACGGTTGTTACTACCCTGAATCGTACTATCATTCCCGTTGCCGTGCCTCTGACATCACCTCAGATCCTTCCTGATGATGTCTCCAACTACTCGGTATATGGATATGGGGTATGGAAGTTCGGAGATGGACTTGGTTATGAAAAAAGGATTGACCTGATGCCAACCGGTTACTCCTATGCATCGGAGAACGGTTCTGCAAAACTGCTCCGGTTTTTTGACATGACAGATGTTCACATCACTGACAAAGAGACTCCCACACAGGGTATCTATTTTGGGTACAAAGGGGGTCAGTCATCAGGGTATTCACCGGTAATGCTCTCATCCACTCAGGTTCTTGATGCTGCTATCCAGACCGTGAACGCCCTCCATACTGAAGATCCGTTTGACTTTGGTATCGCTCTTGGTGATGTTGCCAACAACGAACAATACAATGAAATCAGATGGTTCATTGATGTCATGGACGGGAAAAGAATAAACCCTGATTCAGGTGTCAAGGATGACCCGGTTCCCGGACCACTGAATGATTACCAGGATGTGTACCAGGCAGCAGGACTGAATAAGTCGATACCCTGGTATGAGGTTCTTGGCAATCACGATCACAACTGGATCGGAACAAATCCCCCTGATGGTTACCTGAAATCGAACTATACCGGAGCCTACATCCTGAATATGGGTAATATTTTCACCAATCCTCTTGGTATCAAGAGCCGTGGATTCTATATGGGTGCAATCGATGGAAGAACGGTGAATGGAGATATCATCGGAGTTGGGAATGTATCTGATTTCAAAACACCTCCAAAAGTTCTGGCTGCCGATTCAAAACGCCGTGTCCTCACAGTTCCTGAATGGATGGGTGAATTTTTCAATACGACTTCAAACCCGAAAGGTCATGGGTTCAATAAATCTGACGCAGATTCAGGTTTTGCATGTTATTCGTTTGAACCTAAATCAGACATTCCGATAAAGGTCATTGTGCTTGACGATACCCAGAATGCGAACGATACTGATGTTGGCGGGTACGGGCATGGTTCACTTGATAATGAACGGTTCACCTGGCTTGTAAACGAACTGGATCAGGGTCAGGCTGAAGGCAAACTGATGATCATTGCTGCTCACATCCCGATAGCAACAGAGGCAAGTGGTTCTTCTCTTGATGAATATACCGGATGGAGCTCGGTTGCTGAGATATCAGAGCAGCAGCTGCTTGATACTCTGCATACCTATCCAAACCTGATCCTGTGGATAGCAGGACATCGACATGTCAATGCCATTACTCCGCAGATATCACCGGATCCTGATCACCCGGAACTCGGATTCTGGGAGGTTGAGACCTCATCATTGCGTGATTTCCCACAGCAGTTCAGGACTTTTGATATTGTCAAAAACAGCGATAATACGATCTCTATCTTTGCAACAGATGTTGATCCGGCAGTAAAAGATGGAACGATTGCTGCAAAGTCACGTTTCTACGCCGTGGCAGCAGATGAAATATTTAACAGTTCTATTCCGTATAAGCCAAGCGGGTCATATAATGCAGAGCTCGTTAAACAAGTAACTCCTGATATGCAGGAGAAGATTCAGAATCTGGGAACCCCCCAACTCTCCTGATTTTTCCGAAAATGTATCATACCTCTTTTTCACGGATGAAATGGTCTATGGGTGAAGTTCTGGTATAACTGATTGTCAGGCAACAGGCTCCCTGTTTCGGCCAGTTCAAAAGGAAAGCAGTACGTACATTCATTCACTCTCCAGAATGAACCGATGAGAGAGAATGAACTGAATATGAAAAAGAAGAGAGTGTTACAAGTCACTTTACAATTGGAGCAGCCCCGATATCAAGATAGGCTCCATCTTCGGTGTACTTCGGCCAGGAGACATTCATTCCACCATTCGGATCCCCGGTCTTTGCAAACCGGGTCCAGAGATCGATCATGTTCTCTCTGACTGAATCAGTTACCGGGTTTTCAGGTAATGGGACACCAAAGAGGAGCATGGTCTCGCTGCCATGGAATGCTCCGTAGGGTTGCCCGGGAAGGACATACGAGTACTGGTACCGGTATGTATCTGGGCTTATATTTGCCATGGATCCTGCTACAAATTTAACCGGGTCAGTAAAGTCATAATCTGTCATGATCTGTTCCAGTCTGAGCTGTACTTCTGCGGTTGAATTTGCAGGATATTTCTCTAAAACCACACCGGATTCATTCCCAAACCTGCTCTGAATAAAGGTGCTGTACTCCTGGACACTCATGTTGGCGCCAGCTGCAAGGGTTGTTCCATCATTAGCATTGTTTCCGATGATGAGTGGAACCGGATTCTCGCGATTTTCACGAAATACTGTTTCCGGTGATTCCGGTATAACCGAGCCGTCGATTGTCGGCTCAAAATGCGGAGTATTCACCATCTTAAACGAAGAATTCGGCCAGGGTGTTGCATTGGTGATATCCTGGTAACTCAGGGTACGCATCTGCTTTATCGCATCAGGGCCTGAGAAACCAAGGCTCTTTGCATATGCCTCTCCAAGCTGTTCAGCATCAGCCTTGGTGTACAGGGCATCAATCTCTGCTCCCTTTGTCCAGAAGGTGCCACTCTCTACGATTGCCTGTTGATAAAGCTCTTTCGTCTCTGGATTTGCCAGATGAATGAGAATACTTTCTCCTCCGGCAGACTGCCCAAATATTGTCACCCTGGATGGATCACCGCCAAAAGATTCGATGTTTCTCTGCACCCACTCCAGAGCAGCAATCTGATCAAGGAGCCCGTAGTTACCAGAACTATTCTGTGAAGACTCTGCATCCAGTTCAGGGTGAGCAAGGAATCCGAGAGCTCCTACCCGGTAATTGGGAGTGACCACAATGACACCCTTTTGTGCAAGAGCCGTCCCGTTATAGAGAGACATAGAACCTGCAATCTTTCCAAATGCTCCACCATAGAAAAAGACCATGACCGGGAGCTTTTCGTTGTCACTCTTTGCCGGGGTCCAGACATTGAGATACAGACAGTCCTCGCTCATGGAAAGATTCGGATCTGCAGCAATCGGCTGGGGACATGCCGGTGAAAAAGCCGTTGTTTCCTTGACCCCTTCCCATGGACTCACCGGCTCTGGTGCTCTCCATCGAAGTTCTCCGGTAGGGGGAGCAGCGAATGGAATTCCAAGATATACCCTGAGTCCATCCTGTACTAATCCTGAGATAAGACCAGCATCGGTTTTGACCACCGCTGATGGCGTCTCATTCATGGATGCTCCTGCAGAAATCCCGATAAATAACAGGCAGATTACCAGGAAAAAACCAACGTTCTTGTGTATGTTCATATGATCCTCCACTTTTTCCCGTCTGTAATTGGTCTTCCTTCATCTGAAAAGGATAGATTACTGAAAAACATCGGGATTTCTTTACAATAATGCCAGAAACCAGAGCACTTTTGATATCTATTCGGCTATGAACGATTAAGACTTTGTATCACAATGATACAGAAATCTAAAGGTTATGAAAATGAAGTTCAAGACCGTAATGTGCTCAGTCAAACAACAGAACGTGGAATGTCAGGGATACCTAAGCAACTTAACCGAAGTTTTCAGAAACTTTTTTTTATACTCCATGGCTAAGTACCAACCATGAGAAAAATTCTCATTGTCGTGGGTATCGTAATGGTACTTCTTCTTCTGGTGACCGGGTGTACAAGTCAGACTGAATCAAAACCAGTTTCCACCCCGGCCACAACAGCCCCTACAGCAACAATCACTCCAAGTCAGACTGAAATCGTTTCTGCTCCGGTTAAGGCTGCAGCTTCAGACTCTTCCCTCCTGGGAACATGGTATCTGAAACTCATGTCTGATCAGAATGGTACCGCTCTGGTTCAGACGATAAATCCGGAGACAACAGTCATCTTTGAGGATAATGTAAACCTGACCGGGTATTCTGGCTGTAACAATTACATGGGCAGTTATACTCTGACTGGGAAACCAGACGCAGATGGAAAAGGAATAACCATTGGCCCTCTTGCGTCAACGAAAAAATACTGTCAGGATGGAGCCTCTACAGAAACAACCTATCTGCAGATCCTTGAAGGTGCAACATCATACCTGGTAAATGAAAACAAGGAGTTGTCGATTACTGACAATGCTCAAAATACACTCGTATACCAGAGGACCCCGTATAGCACTACATCAGTGCCAATGGGCTCCTAATATTTTTGAATAGATTATTGATTTACCGTCCTATTCAAAAAAGGACGTTCGGTTTCTTTTTTCCTATCGATTGAATATCAACACAAACTATTCCTTCAGATTGCTTGTAGCATTTATACGATGAGAAAAATCCTTTTATTAACATTCACAGTTTCAGCGTAAGCATTACATGTTATGCTCATCTTTTTGACATAGTTTTCCGTACCCATAATGTTTTATAAAAAAAGACCGGACTTTCTCAGACTCCACCCATCCATGATCGAGCCGGGATACAAGGTTGTTGATATGATCTATTTGCTCTAATACAATTCTGCTCTCCTCGTCATCATGAAGGGATATAATTGACATAATGACTGCAAGAGGGTTCCTGATTTCATCATTTAGTATCTGGAATTGCTCCATATTTTTCTCAATCTGAATTATCCCCTGCTTTTCCATCTCTTTATCAAATAAGACCTGTATGGTAATATCCCGTGACAAGGCGATAATCTGAGTTATATTATTTGTGCGGGATAAAATTGGAACAAAGATAGTATCCAACCAGAACTCATCTGAATCAAGTTTACCCTGCAGAGTAATGCGCTGGTACCTTCCTTCACTGAGAATTGAATCAAGAGATCGTTGTACCTGATCTACCAGTTCCTGTGGAAATATATCAGATAACTCAATTTTGGATTTTCCAATTCTCTCTTTCTTGAAGAATTGGATTGCATAGGAGTTTAAATATGCAATTGAATAATCACGGTCAAATATTATTATAGAATCCTGGGCGAGTTCAGCAATAGCCCGATATCGTCTCTCACTTTCCATCAGTTTCTGATCCAACTCATGTTTGTAGAGAGCCATCATGATACTGGTTTTCAGGTTCTTTTCTTCAAACGGTTTGATGATATACCCGAAGGGTTCACTCTCTATCGCCTGAAATATGGTACTGTCATCTGCCTGTCCGGTGAGATAAATCACAGGAATATTAAATTGCTCTCTGATATGGGTTGCAGCAGTAATGCCGTTCATCTCTCCGTTGAGAACAATATCCATCAGAACGATATCAGGCTTTAATTGTTCTGTTGCCTTTATTGCTCCCTCACCAGTATCTTCAACTCCAACAATCTCAAATCCCATCCCCCCAAGAAGAAGATTTAAAGCTGAAGCGGTGATAAACTCATCTTCAATAATGAGGATTTTTTTATTCTGTGGTATTAAATTCACAATGAATCCCTTTTAAGATCAATTGATGGAAATGAGATAATAAAGTGTGTACCATTATCTTTTATTCTAGTAACTGTTCCTTTCAATTGTTTGGTCAGGCCATATATAAGTGATATCCCAAGAGTCGCCGGGTGGACAACGTCTACATGTTCAGGAATTCCAACTCCATCATCCCGGTAATCAAGAGTATATAATTTATCAGCAGTATTAAGGCTAAACCCGATTTTTATCTCACCTTTTTGATTATTTGGAAATGCGTATTTTAATGAGTTAGAGATCAACTCATTTACAATCAAACTGCAGGGCACGGCTTTTTCTATTGATATCATTACCTGATGTGCATCAATAATCATTATTACTTGTCGAACATCTACTTTATACGATTCAAAAAGAGAACCAAACATCTTTCGTAAATAATCTCCATATTCGATCAAACGTAGATTATTAGAACGGTACAACTGTTCATGTACCAGGGAAATTGATCGAATTCTATTCTGACTTTCATTAAATAAATGACGAGTGTACTCATCTTTCACGGTTTGTGACTGAAGATAAAGGAGACTTGAGATCACCTGCATATTATTTTTCACCCGGTGATGTATCTCCTTGAGAAGCATCTCTTTTTCTTGTAATGACTCAACGATATGGGCCTCCATCATGGTACGTTTCGTCACATCACGAAAATTCCATACTCGCCCACTCACAATACCTCCAATCTTATGGGGTTTAGAATACCATTCAAAAATCCTGCCATCACTTAACTCAATACGATCAAAGCCATCTGTATCAGATTCACAATTCTCACTTTTGATATGAGAATTAATCTGGTCTATATCCTTTACCAATCTGAAAACAGAATCTATTGCAAGAAAGGATTGATTTGGGAGAAGTATGGATTCAGGTATTTTCCACATTGATACAAACTGATGATTATATTTAATTATTTTACCTGTTTTATCCAAAGCGAGTATCCCATCATCGCTTGATTCGATAGTAGCATCGAGAAGGGAAACCGTCTGTAGTATTTTATCTTCAGCGATGCTACGTTGATCGATCTCTCTTTTAAGCTCACTATTGATATCTGATATTTTTCGGGCTTGATCTTCTGTTCTTACTCGTA is part of the Methanospirillum lacunae genome and harbors:
- a CDS encoding ATP-binding response regulator — translated: MNLIPQNKKILIIEDEFITASALNLLLGGMGFEIVGVEDTGEGAIKATEQLKPDIVLMDIVLNGEMNGITAATHIREQFNIPVIYLTGQADDSTIFQAIESEPFGYIIKPFEEKNLKTSIMMALYKHELDQKLMESERRYRAIAELAQDSIIIFDRDYSIAYLNSYAIQFFKKERIGKSKIELSDIFPQELVDQVQRSLDSILSEGRYQRITLQGKLDSDEFWLDTIFVPILSRTNNITQIIALSRDITIQVLFDKEMEKQGIIQIEKNMEQFQILNDEIRNPLAVIMSIISLHDDEESRIVLEQIDHINNLVSRLDHGWVESEKVRSFFIKHYGYGKLCQKDEHNM
- a CDS encoding sensor histidine kinase, yielding MSRKGTILVVDDTHASLKLLTELLTIEGYTVRSADSGELALRSVKRSPPELILLDIRMPDMDGFEVLKQLLSSEESKSIPVIFLSAVIDVDLRVKGLKDGAVDFIIKPFQKEDLLARVRTHLELYQLRVRTEDQARKISDINSELKREIDQRSIAEDKILQTVSLLDATIESSDDGILALDKTGKIIKYNHQFVSMWKIPESILLPNQSFLAIDSVFRLVKDIDQINSHIKSENCESDTDGFDRIELSDGRIFEWYSKPHKIGGIVSGRVWNFRDVTKRTMMEAHIVESLQEKEMLLKEIHHRVKNNMQVISSLLYLQSQTVKDEYTRHLFNESQNRIRSISLVHEQLYRSNNLRLIEYGDYLRKMFGSLFESYKVDVRQVIMIIDAHQVMISIEKAVPCSLIVNELISNSLKYAFPNNQKGEIKIGFSLNTADKLYTLDYRDDGVGIPEHVDVVHPATLGISLIYGLTKQLKGTVTRIKDNGTHFIISFPSIDLKRDSL